One region of Salinibacter grassmerensis genomic DNA includes:
- a CDS encoding sensor histidine kinase yields the protein MTALSSQSSAPDASSADERPSFRRRLLMRIGPAVVLALAVLALIAWGGAYLTIHQNATNALAAEVNEMRADVDGQDTLDLSRYAWDEAHHRLAVDRVDPIFVQVFAPDGRLVRRSANIDSLSGALPARRRPVHADGIWPSLHTFTLGDRSFYYRTRPLQASSGERLGFVQVARLVPEHRSLLWGFGAALGGLWLLLSGGLLGLVAWAAGRVLRPLRSITEVAQSVTSAALEERVDIPPTADRETATLGRAFNALLDRIEEHVAALRGFTANAAHELQTPLTALQGHVELALRRERDPESYRETLRLLDRKLGGLVRTLRALLTLTRLDRAGDFERSPVDLSALAADEADAVQPAADKKGLDLEVDAEASVRASGQPALLRKAVRNLLDNAVKYTREGGVRVGVRETADGQARLTCVDTGVGMSDEECATATERFYRGDEAGRMAQGSGLGLSLIRRTVEEHGGELQFDSAPGEGTRVTIILPSPSSCSPAREPKCKQAPNAA from the coding sequence ATGACGGCCCTCTCCTCCCAGTCCAGTGCCCCTGACGCGTCATCGGCAGACGAGCGTCCGTCCTTCCGCCGGCGCCTGCTGATGCGGATCGGCCCCGCGGTCGTGCTTGCCCTCGCCGTCCTGGCCCTCATCGCCTGGGGCGGTGCCTACCTAACCATTCACCAGAACGCGACCAACGCGCTGGCGGCGGAGGTGAACGAGATGCGCGCCGACGTGGACGGACAGGACACACTCGATCTGTCCCGGTACGCGTGGGACGAGGCCCACCACCGCCTGGCGGTCGACCGGGTCGACCCCATCTTTGTGCAGGTATTCGCGCCGGACGGTCGCCTCGTGCGCCGGTCGGCCAACATCGACTCGCTTTCCGGGGCCCTTCCAGCCCGTCGTCGGCCGGTCCATGCGGACGGGATCTGGCCCTCGCTCCACACCTTCACGCTGGGCGACCGCTCTTTCTACTATCGGACCCGGCCCCTACAGGCATCCTCCGGCGAACGACTGGGCTTCGTTCAGGTCGCCCGTCTCGTGCCAGAGCACCGATCTCTGCTGTGGGGCTTCGGCGCGGCGCTGGGCGGCCTCTGGCTCCTGCTATCGGGCGGGCTGCTGGGCCTCGTGGCGTGGGCCGCCGGGCGCGTGCTCCGCCCGCTCCGCTCCATTACCGAGGTGGCCCAGTCGGTGACCTCCGCGGCGCTGGAGGAGCGGGTCGACATCCCGCCCACGGCCGACCGCGAGACCGCCACGCTGGGCCGCGCCTTCAACGCCCTGCTCGATCGCATCGAGGAGCACGTGGCGGCCCTGCGGGGGTTTACCGCCAACGCGGCCCACGAGCTGCAGACCCCCCTCACCGCACTTCAGGGCCACGTCGAGCTGGCCCTGCGTCGCGAGCGCGACCCGGAGAGCTACCGCGAGACGCTCCGCCTCCTGGACCGCAAGCTCGGGGGGCTGGTGCGGACGCTCCGCGCCCTGCTGACGCTGACCCGCCTCGATCGGGCGGGAGACTTCGAGCGAAGCCCCGTGGACCTGTCCGCCCTCGCCGCCGACGAGGCGGACGCGGTGCAGCCCGCGGCCGACAAGAAAGGGCTCGATCTCGAGGTCGACGCCGAAGCGTCCGTCCGCGCCTCCGGTCAGCCGGCCCTACTCCGCAAGGCGGTCCGGAATCTCCTGGATAACGCCGTCAAGTACACCCGCGAGGGGGGCGTCCGCGTCGGCGTCAGAGAGACGGCAGACGGGCAGGCGCGCCTCACCTGCGTGGACACGGGGGTGGGCATGTCCGACGAGGAGTGCGCCACGGCGACGGAGCGCTTCTACCGGGGCGACGAGGCCGGCCGCATGGCCCAGGGGAGCGGGCTCGGCCTCTCGCTCATCCGTCGCACTGTGGAGGAGCACGGCGGCGAGTTGCAGTTCGACTCCGCTCCGGGGGAGGGCACTCGGGTCACCATCATTCTGCCATCCCCCTCTTCTTGCAGCCCCGCCCGCGAGCCCAAGTGCAAACAGGCCCCCAACGCCGCGTAG
- a CDS encoding response regulator transcription factor: protein MSDAPHLLLVEDEPDVASFVQQGLDEEGYEVSWVEAGRRGLDYARQGSIDLVLLDIRLPDLSGLEVCERLRLHRPELPILMLTALDAVEDRVRGLRAGADDYLPKPFAFDELLARIEALLRRMDRPSESGRVEDGPLVLDPAARTCTFDGEEVDLTPTEFDLLAFLMARKGQALSRDTIHQEVWGHDFDRGTNLIDVYVNYLRQKLDEVGCEAPIETVRGIGYRYTSCSAADASADDRSSSSSPDPASA, encoded by the coding sequence ATGAGTGACGCCCCCCATCTCCTGCTTGTCGAGGATGAGCCCGACGTGGCCTCGTTCGTGCAGCAGGGACTCGACGAAGAGGGGTACGAGGTCAGCTGGGTCGAGGCCGGCCGGCGTGGGCTCGACTACGCCCGGCAGGGCAGCATCGACCTCGTCCTGTTGGACATCCGTCTCCCCGACCTGTCCGGGCTGGAGGTGTGTGAGCGCCTGCGCCTGCACCGCCCCGAACTGCCGATCTTGATGCTCACTGCCCTCGACGCCGTGGAGGACCGGGTACGGGGCCTCCGGGCCGGGGCGGACGACTACCTTCCCAAGCCGTTCGCCTTCGACGAGCTTCTGGCGCGCATTGAGGCCCTCCTGCGCCGGATGGACCGGCCCTCGGAGTCGGGCCGGGTCGAGGACGGCCCGCTTGTACTCGACCCGGCGGCTCGCACCTGCACCTTCGACGGTGAGGAGGTCGACCTTACGCCCACCGAGTTCGACCTCTTGGCCTTCCTCATGGCCCGCAAAGGCCAGGCGTTGAGCCGCGACACGATTCACCAGGAGGTCTGGGGGCACGACTTTGATCGCGGGACAAACCTGATCGACGTGTACGTGAACTACCTCCGCCAGAAGCTCGACGAGGTCGGCTGCGAGGCCCCCATCGAAACCGTGCGGGGGATCGGCTACCGGTATACCTCTTGCTCAGCAGCGGATGCCTCCGCCGACGACCGCTCCTCATCCTCTTCCCCCGATCCCGCGAGCGCCTGA
- a CDS encoding methyl-accepting chemotaxis protein translates to MCSFADGVSQAEGSASTSSPQRSTDGQPSSPTRRMFVAFGAAILTAGGGVAGAFAVSSVWISALVLITCGLLATGIASHVAWRVGQSIHRVRHAVEAHQAGGRGTPQSPRPDDFFGDIPARLSTVIDEVERRNAHMEALGQMMTRTSTEAELHAAFRTFLEEVRDVTRAKYAALSIFDEDGEILEFFTLGLTDEQEAAIDHPPEGNGLLGHIPEQQVTLRLDDMTTHSESVGFPEGHPPMQSLLAAPITYRGRALGNLYLSDKEEVTTFDAADERFVETAAEAAAVLINERQSRLRNERTRQTLRRETRALADVLGQLAEGDLSVDVPQDSDDEDLARVWARLDETASSLQTLIGRITGATQELSATSAQLSSTADDMSAGAEEQSTQLEDVAAAMEEMSRTIGENAETVDRTSKRAEAARAAAQENGDIIYRAIEKMEQVGEVVEGSAETINQLGASSEEIGEIVATIDDIADQTNLLALNAAIEAARAGEHGDGFAVVAQEVQSLAERTAEATERIEQMITSVQRETEQAVAAMDDGTEEARQGIELANEAGAALDEMIEDIQAVAGDIDNIAAATEQQSATSERVSQNINEISTVTSQTARDVTEVAQSATDLSDLAGRLVDTTDQFTLAAPDAKTSSGSPSAGDGAQPVPAT, encoded by the coding sequence ATGTGCTCGTTTGCTGACGGCGTCTCACAGGCCGAAGGGTCCGCGTCGACCTCGTCACCGCAGCGGTCCACCGACGGCCAGCCCTCTTCTCCCACCCGCCGCATGTTCGTTGCCTTTGGGGCGGCCATATTGACCGCCGGCGGCGGGGTAGCGGGGGCCTTCGCGGTGTCGTCGGTCTGGATCAGCGCACTCGTTCTCATCACGTGTGGACTGCTTGCGACTGGCATTGCGAGCCACGTCGCGTGGCGGGTGGGCCAGTCGATCCATCGCGTCCGTCATGCCGTAGAGGCCCATCAGGCGGGCGGTCGGGGCACGCCGCAGTCACCCCGCCCGGATGACTTTTTCGGGGACATCCCGGCCCGCCTCAGCACCGTAATCGACGAGGTGGAGCGCAGAAACGCGCACATGGAGGCCCTGGGTCAGATGATGACGCGTACGAGCACGGAGGCGGAGTTGCACGCGGCGTTTCGTACGTTCTTGGAGGAGGTGCGCGACGTGACGCGGGCCAAGTACGCGGCCCTCAGCATCTTCGACGAGGACGGCGAGATCCTGGAGTTCTTTACGCTGGGCCTCACGGACGAGCAGGAGGCGGCCATCGATCATCCCCCGGAAGGGAACGGCCTGCTCGGACACATTCCCGAGCAACAGGTGACGCTGCGGCTCGACGACATGACCACGCACAGCGAGTCGGTCGGCTTCCCGGAGGGGCACCCGCCTATGCAATCGCTACTGGCGGCGCCCATCACGTATCGGGGCCGGGCGCTCGGCAACCTCTACCTGTCGGACAAGGAGGAGGTCACGACCTTCGACGCGGCCGACGAGCGGTTCGTCGAGACGGCGGCGGAGGCGGCGGCCGTCCTCATCAACGAGCGGCAGTCGCGGCTGCGCAACGAGCGCACCCGACAGACCCTCCGCCGCGAAACGAGGGCCCTCGCCGACGTGCTCGGGCAACTGGCCGAGGGCGACCTGTCGGTCGACGTTCCGCAGGACAGCGACGACGAGGACCTGGCCCGGGTGTGGGCCCGACTGGACGAGACGGCGAGCAGCCTCCAGACCCTCATCGGACGCATTACTGGGGCGACCCAGGAGCTCTCGGCCACGTCCGCCCAACTGTCTAGCACGGCAGACGACATGTCGGCCGGGGCCGAAGAGCAGTCGACCCAGCTCGAGGACGTCGCCGCGGCGATGGAGGAAATGTCCCGGACCATCGGCGAGAACGCCGAGACAGTCGACCGCACGTCCAAGCGCGCCGAGGCGGCCCGGGCGGCGGCCCAGGAGAACGGCGACATTATTTACCGGGCCATCGAGAAGATGGAGCAGGTCGGCGAGGTCGTTGAGGGCTCCGCCGAGACGATCAACCAGCTGGGCGCGTCCAGCGAGGAGATTGGGGAGATCGTGGCGACGATCGACGACATTGCGGACCAGACGAACCTGCTCGCCCTCAACGCCGCCATCGAGGCCGCCCGGGCCGGGGAGCACGGAGACGGCTTCGCCGTGGTGGCCCAGGAGGTCCAGAGCCTCGCGGAGCGGACGGCCGAGGCCACCGAGCGCATCGAGCAGATGATCACGTCCGTCCAGCGGGAGACCGAGCAGGCCGTGGCCGCGATGGACGACGGCACTGAAGAGGCCCGGCAGGGCATCGAGCTGGCCAACGAGGCCGGCGCTGCGCTCGACGAGATGATCGAGGACATTCAGGCGGTGGCCGGCGACATCGACAACATTGCCGCCGCCACGGAGCAGCAGTCCGCCACGAGCGAGCGGGTCTCCCAGAACATCAACGAGATCTCGACGGTGACCTCGCAGACCGCCCGGGACGTGACGGAGGTCGCCCAGTCCGCCACCGACCTCAGCGACCTGGCCGGGCGGCTCGTCGACACGACCGATCAGTTCACTCTGGCGGCCCCGGACGCGAAGACCTCTTCGGGCTCCCCGTCCGCGGGCGACGGGGCCCAGCCCGTCCCGGCGACGTAG
- the clpB gene encoding ATP-dependent chaperone ClpB gives MNLQKFTVKAQEAVQKAMEFAASKNHQGIEPPHLLEAFLSAPDGVAVSILRRVGVNIDRLRTEVEAALESLPTVTGASAGDQYVGEELKKVFDRARAEADVMDDEYVSTEHLLIGLVEGQNEVGQALRDQGGSKEHVMEALEDVRGGQGADDPHAESRYEALDRFAKDLNEMAREGNIDPVIGREQEIRRVLQILSRRTKNNPVLVGEAGVGKTAIAEGIATRIVQGDVPESMQSKRIVALDMGALLAGSKYRGEFEDRLKAVVNEVSESDGEVVLFIDELHTLVGAGASEGAMDAANILKPALARGELRAIGATTLDEFRKHIEDDRALERRFQKVLVDEPSVEDTVSILRGLKERYEVHHGVRINDGALINAADLSERYITDRQLPDKAIDLIDESAARLRMEIDSMPADLDQLEREIRQLEIEREAVKRDEGDQAEKLDEIDRKIADLEDERDELKARWKEEKDLIQTVRSAKERIDALRVKAENLEREGKYDEVAEIQYGDIPDLKEEAEEANAKLEEIQEDGALLKEEVDGEDIAEIVSNWTGIPVSKMLESERAKLLRMEEELSERVVGQDEAIEVVSNAVRRGRTGMQEGDQPIGSFIFLGTTGVGKTELAKTLATFLFDDENAMVRIDMSEYQERHTASRLIGAAPGYVGYEEGGQLTEAVRRKPYSVVLLDEIEKAHPEIFNVLLQVLDDGRLTDNQGRTVDFTNTIIIMTSNMGSDVISERMDEVEGGYLSEREHQTLEEEVLKMLRRQVKPEFLNRIDDIVMFRSLSREHIREIVEIQFQRVQRLAAKNHDLALALGDDAKDWLADRGYDPAFGARPLKRVMKRHVSNGLSQALLDGTIADGDHVRIELDEDAEGLTFEAVTPTGAESAADVAETGGDGAAAVDA, from the coding sequence ATGAACCTGCAGAAATTTACCGTCAAGGCCCAGGAGGCTGTCCAGAAGGCGATGGAGTTTGCGGCCTCCAAGAATCACCAGGGTATCGAGCCGCCGCACCTGCTGGAGGCTTTTCTGAGCGCCCCCGATGGCGTGGCCGTATCGATCCTACGGCGCGTGGGGGTGAATATCGATCGCCTCCGCACGGAGGTCGAGGCGGCCCTGGAGTCGCTGCCCACGGTGACGGGCGCAAGCGCTGGCGACCAGTATGTTGGGGAGGAGCTGAAGAAGGTCTTTGACCGTGCTCGCGCCGAGGCAGACGTAATGGACGACGAGTACGTCTCGACCGAGCACCTGCTCATCGGTCTCGTGGAGGGGCAGAACGAGGTCGGCCAGGCCCTCCGCGACCAGGGCGGCTCGAAAGAGCACGTCATGGAGGCGCTGGAGGACGTGCGTGGTGGACAGGGGGCCGACGATCCGCACGCCGAGAGTCGATACGAGGCCCTCGACCGGTTTGCAAAAGACCTGAACGAGATGGCCCGCGAGGGCAACATCGACCCGGTGATCGGGCGTGAGCAGGAGATCCGCCGCGTGCTCCAGATCCTGAGCCGCCGCACGAAGAACAACCCGGTGCTCGTGGGCGAGGCGGGCGTCGGGAAGACGGCCATCGCGGAGGGCATCGCCACGCGTATTGTGCAGGGGGACGTGCCCGAGTCGATGCAGTCGAAGCGCATCGTGGCGCTCGACATGGGCGCGCTCCTGGCCGGCTCCAAGTACCGGGGCGAGTTTGAGGACCGGCTCAAGGCCGTCGTCAACGAAGTGTCCGAGTCCGACGGCGAAGTTGTCCTCTTCATCGATGAGCTGCATACGCTCGTCGGGGCCGGGGCGTCCGAGGGGGCGATGGACGCAGCCAACATTCTGAAGCCGGCCCTCGCCCGCGGTGAGCTACGCGCCATCGGCGCGACCACGCTCGACGAATTCCGCAAGCACATCGAGGACGACCGGGCCCTGGAGCGCCGCTTCCAGAAGGTGCTCGTGGACGAACCGAGCGTGGAGGACACGGTCTCAATCCTGCGCGGCCTCAAGGAGCGCTACGAGGTGCACCATGGCGTGCGCATCAACGACGGCGCGCTCATCAACGCCGCCGACCTCAGCGAGCGCTACATCACCGACCGGCAGCTGCCGGACAAGGCGATCGATCTGATCGACGAGTCGGCCGCCCGGCTGCGCATGGAGATTGACTCGATGCCCGCCGACCTCGACCAGCTGGAGCGGGAGATCCGGCAGCTCGAAATTGAGCGCGAGGCCGTGAAGCGCGACGAGGGCGACCAGGCCGAGAAGCTCGACGAGATCGACCGGAAGATTGCCGACCTCGAGGATGAGCGTGACGAACTCAAGGCCCGCTGGAAAGAGGAGAAGGACCTCATCCAGACGGTCCGCTCGGCGAAGGAGCGCATCGACGCGCTCCGCGTGAAGGCTGAAAACCTGGAGCGGGAGGGCAAGTACGACGAGGTCGCCGAAATCCAGTACGGCGACATCCCGGACCTGAAGGAGGAGGCCGAAGAGGCCAACGCGAAGCTCGAAGAGATCCAGGAAGACGGGGCGCTGCTGAAGGAAGAGGTCGACGGCGAGGACATCGCCGAGATTGTCTCCAACTGGACCGGCATTCCGGTGTCGAAGATGCTGGAGAGCGAGCGCGCGAAGCTCCTCCGCATGGAAGAGGAGCTGTCGGAGCGCGTGGTGGGCCAGGACGAGGCCATCGAGGTGGTCTCGAACGCCGTTCGCCGGGGGCGCACGGGCATGCAGGAGGGCGACCAGCCGATCGGCTCGTTCATCTTCCTGGGAACCACTGGCGTCGGCAAGACGGAGCTGGCGAAAACCCTCGCCACGTTCCTCTTTGACGACGAGAACGCGATGGTGCGCATCGACATGAGCGAGTATCAGGAGCGCCACACGGCCAGCCGTCTCATCGGCGCGGCGCCCGGCTACGTCGGCTACGAGGAGGGCGGGCAGCTCACCGAGGCGGTCCGGCGCAAGCCCTACTCCGTGGTGCTGCTCGACGAGATCGAGAAGGCACACCCCGAGATCTTCAATGTGCTCCTGCAGGTGCTCGACGACGGGCGCCTCACCGACAACCAGGGCCGCACGGTGGACTTCACGAACACGATCATCATCATGACCTCGAACATGGGCTCCGACGTGATCTCGGAGCGGATGGATGAGGTTGAGGGCGGGTACCTCTCGGAGCGCGAGCATCAGACGCTCGAGGAGGAGGTCCTCAAGATGCTACGTCGCCAGGTGAAGCCGGAATTCCTGAACCGGATCGACGACATCGTGATGTTCCGCTCGCTCAGCCGCGAGCACATTCGCGAGATCGTCGAGATCCAGTTCCAGCGTGTCCAGCGCCTGGCCGCGAAGAACCACGACCTGGCGCTCGCGCTCGGCGACGACGCGAAGGACTGGCTCGCCGACCGGGGCTACGACCCGGCCTTCGGCGCCCGCCCGCTGAAGCGCGTGATGAAGCGGCACGTGTCGAACGGCCTCTCGCAGGCGCTGCTCGATGGCACGATTGCGGACGGCGACCACGTCCGCATCGAGCTGGACGAGGACGCAGAGGGCCTCACGTTTGAGGCCGTGACGCCGACGGGGGCCGAGTCGGCCGCCGACGTCGCCGAGACCGGCGGAGACGGGGCCGCGGCCGTCGACGCCTAA
- a CDS encoding cation:proton antiporter gives MDTPPTSSRPHTAHAMRHTLLVNTLLVGAVIVSTIAMRYSAERARISPVLGYFVLGVGLRAAAPYELVPLLTEQQVFPFLADLGVIVLLFRVGLEGDLGHLLDQLPEASWIGVGNVLSSGGVAFGAAVFLIGWPLLPSLFVATALTATSVGVSVAIWEEAGRLNTPEGSTLVDVAELDDLTGVLLMALLFAAAPLLREPGTGALLSSLGAVLGTMVLKLILFGGTCLLFAWYVERPMTALFDRLHAGRGTMLVMLGVGIIVAAIAGLLGFSTAIGAFFAGLIFSRDPHTTEYMDAFRPLHDLLAPFFFVGIGLHLTPEALGAVGGATVLLLAAALLGKVAGAYVPALPFLGSSGALVLGLSLVPRAEIALVIMQRGLELGRWAVPPSIFAQVVLISAVTVLVTPLVLRPLLTPPSMVSAPESSG, from the coding sequence GTGGACACTCCTCCTACATCTTCTAGGCCCCACACGGCGCACGCGATGCGGCACACACTGCTCGTAAACACTCTACTCGTTGGGGCCGTCATCGTGAGTACGATCGCGATGCGGTACAGCGCCGAGCGGGCCCGCATAAGTCCCGTTCTGGGCTACTTCGTCCTCGGTGTCGGGTTGCGGGCCGCCGCTCCCTATGAACTCGTGCCCCTCCTGACGGAGCAGCAGGTCTTTCCCTTCCTGGCCGATCTCGGGGTCATCGTCCTCCTGTTCCGGGTCGGATTGGAAGGCGACTTGGGGCACCTGCTCGACCAGTTGCCCGAGGCGAGCTGGATCGGGGTCGGCAACGTGCTGAGCAGCGGCGGGGTCGCCTTCGGCGCGGCGGTGTTCCTGATTGGCTGGCCCCTGCTCCCCAGCCTGTTCGTGGCAACGGCCCTGACCGCCACCAGCGTGGGGGTCAGCGTCGCGATTTGGGAGGAGGCCGGACGGCTGAACACCCCAGAGGGCTCGACGCTGGTGGACGTGGCCGAGCTCGACGACCTCACGGGCGTTCTGCTAATGGCTCTTCTGTTCGCGGCGGCTCCCCTGCTGCGCGAACCGGGCACCGGTGCACTGCTCTCCTCCCTCGGGGCGGTGTTGGGAACGATGGTCCTCAAGCTAATCCTCTTCGGGGGTACCTGCCTCCTCTTCGCCTGGTACGTAGAACGCCCCATGACGGCCTTGTTTGACCGGCTCCACGCCGGCAGGGGCACCATGCTGGTCATGCTGGGGGTCGGCATCATCGTAGCGGCCATTGCGGGACTGCTGGGATTCTCAACGGCCATCGGCGCGTTTTTCGCCGGTCTCATCTTCAGCCGGGACCCGCACACGACCGAGTACATGGACGCCTTTCGGCCTCTTCACGACCTTCTTGCGCCCTTTTTCTTTGTGGGCATCGGCCTGCACCTGACGCCCGAGGCCTTGGGGGCCGTTGGCGGCGCGACGGTCCTGCTTCTCGCCGCCGCCCTCCTCGGAAAAGTGGCGGGGGCGTACGTTCCCGCCCTGCCGTTTTTGGGCTCGTCCGGCGCCCTCGTGCTGGGCCTCAGCCTCGTGCCGCGTGCCGAGATCGCCCTGGTCATCATGCAGCGGGGCCTGGAGCTGGGGCGGTGGGCGGTTCCGCCGTCGATCTTTGCCCAGGTCGTGCTGATCTCGGCGGTGACGGTCCTGGTGACGCCCCTCGTGCTCCGCCCCCTGCTCACACCCCCGTCGATGGTCTCCGCCCCGGAGTCCTCCGGGTGA